A single Verrucomicrobiia bacterium DNA region contains:
- a CDS encoding DUF6498-containing protein has translation MNDVPSWLPRWFSPTIFMLVLANLVPIYGVMALGWEVYPVVLLFWTENLIIGGFNVLKMLSCRPQEAESWLVKIFFVPFFCFHYGIFTLVHGVFVVVLFGGGLRQGAPPLQWSEVFHTIGQLHLGYAAAALLVSHAFAFGYNFLWRGEYRTASVPTLMQSPYGRVIVLHLAMLGGAFLILKLHAPQGALALLVLLKIALDVLGHHRELKGQASRTFTHHFPTQPTQFTAP, from the coding sequence ATGAACGACGTTCCGTCATGGCTTCCGCGTTGGTTTTCGCCCACCATCTTCATGCTGGTGCTCGCCAATTTAGTTCCCATTTACGGCGTAATGGCGCTTGGTTGGGAGGTGTACCCCGTGGTGCTGCTGTTCTGGACGGAGAATTTGATCATCGGCGGTTTCAACGTGTTGAAGATGTTGAGTTGCCGTCCGCAGGAGGCCGAATCGTGGCTGGTTAAAATATTTTTCGTGCCGTTTTTCTGCTTCCACTATGGCATTTTTACGCTGGTTCATGGAGTATTCGTCGTGGTTCTGTTCGGTGGCGGCTTGCGTCAAGGCGCACCGCCGCTTCAGTGGAGCGAGGTCTTTCACACGATCGGACAACTTCACCTCGGTTATGCCGCCGCGGCGTTGCTGGTGAGTCACGCGTTTGCGTTCGGTTACAATTTTTTGTGGCGCGGCGAATACCGCACCGCATCGGTGCCGACCCTGATGCAGTCGCCTTACGGTCGGGTGATTGTATTGCACCTGGCGATGTTGGGCGGCGCGTTTCTGATTTTGAAATTACACGCTCCTCAAGGAGCTTTGGCGTTGTTGGTGCTTTTGAAAATTGCGCTCGATGTCCTCGGGCACCATCGGGAACTGAAAGGCCAAGCTTCGAGAACCTTTACGCACCATTTTCCCACGCAACCCACCCAATTCACCGCGCCGTAA